From the Arvicola amphibius chromosome 2, mArvAmp1.2, whole genome shotgun sequence genome, one window contains:
- the Wiz gene encoding protein Wiz isoform X8: MAASTAQCRVTKAESKAAAGPRAGGARERATTGAPSPSPPSPDPVVLPAPPPPPPPPPPPPPSRDGPKAEPEQGPGPVPVPAPAPGLCSEENTMVAMDLGSPLLPKKSLPVSGALEQVASRLSSKVAAEVPHGSKQELPDLKAQSLTTCEVCGACFETRKGLSSHARSHLRQLGVAESESSGAPIDLLYELVKQKGLSDAPLGLPPSLTKKSSSPKELVAGAARPGLLTLAKPVDAPAVNKAIKSPPSFSAKGLAHPSSSPLLKKAPLTLAGSPTPKNPEDKSPQLSLSPRPTSPKTQWPQSEDEGPLNLTLDSDGGRELDCQLCGAWFETRKGLSSHARAHLRHLGVSDPDAKGSPIDVLHGLIRRDGIQIRLPPGRGALAQLGRPPSASTALSLLPPPPPAKKAKLKASGMAIPWGKQDLSAAGIFWASDVEPSPLNLSSGPEPTRDIRCEFCGEFFENRKGLSSHARSHLRQMGVTEWYVNGSPIDTLREILKRRTQSRPGGHLHPPGPSPKALAKVVGSGGPGSSLEARSPSDLHISPLAKKLPPPPGSPLGHSPTASPPPTARKMFSGLATPSLPKKLKPEQMRVEIKREMLPGALHGEPHPSEGPWGTPREDMAPLNLSSRAEPVRDIRCEFCGEFFENRKGLSSHARSHLRQMGVTEWSVNGSPIDTLREILKKKSKLCLIKKEPPAGDLAPALAEDGSPTAAPGAIHSPLPLSPLASRPGKPGAGPAQVPRELSLSPITGAKPSTTSYLGPVATKRPLQEDRFLPAEVKAKTYIQTELPFKAKTLHEKTSHSSTEACCELCGLYFENRKALASHARAHLRQFGVTEWCVNGSPIETLSEWIKHRPQKVGAYRSYIQGGRPFTKKFRSAGHGRDSDKRPPLGLAPGGLSLVGRSAGGEPGPEAGRAADSGERPLATSPPGTVKSEEHQRQNINKFERRQARPPDASAARGGEDANDLQQKLEEVRQPPPRVRPVPSLVPRPPQTSLVKFVGNIYTLKCRFCEVEFQGPLSIQEEWVRHLQRHILEMNFSKADPLPEEPQAPQAQTAAVEAP, encoded by the exons GCCTTTGTTCTGAGGAAAACACAATGGTGGCCATGGACTTGGGGTCTCCCTTACTCCCAAAGAAGAGCCTGCCTGTCTCTGGGGCCCTGGAGCAGGTGGCCAGTCGACTGAGCAGCAAAGTGGCTGCAGAGGTTCCTCATGGCAGCAAACAGGAGCTGCCAGACCTCAAGG CCCAGAGCCTGACCACCTGTGAGGTCTGCGGTGCCTGCTTTGAGACACGAAAGGGCCTGTCCAGCCATGCACGTTCCCATCTGCGGCAGCTGGGGGTCGCAGAGTCAGAAAGCAGTGGTGCTCCCATCGACCTTCTCTACGAGCTGGTGAAGCAGAAGGGCCTGTCTGACGCTCCCCTGGGGCTGCCCCCTAGCCTGACCAAGAAGTCCAGCTCACCAAAGGAGTTGGTTGCTGGGGCTGCCAGGCCTGGCCTGCTCACCCTGGCCAAACCTGTGGATGCCCCTGCTGTCAACAAAGCCATCAAGTCACCTCCTAGCTTCTCAGCCAAGGGCCTGGCCCACCCATCCAGCTCTCCACTCCTCAAGAAGGCCCCACTCACTCTGGCAGGATCTCCTACACCCAAGAATCCTGAAGACAAGAGCCCCCAGCTATCCCTGAGTCCCCGGCCGACCTCCCCAAAGACACAGTGGCCCCAGTCTGAGGATGAGGGGCCTCTGAATCTCA CTTTAGATAGTGACGGGGGCAGAGAGCTGGACTGCCAGCTGTGTGGTGCCTGGTTTGAGACCCGCAAGGGCCTGTCCAGCCACGCCCGTGCCCACCTGCGCCACCTGGGCGTCAGCGACCCGGATGCCAAGGGATCCCCCATAGACGTGCTCCACGGGCTCATCAGGAGGGACGGCATCCAGATCCGCCTCCCACCCGGGCGGGGAGCCCTGGCCCAGCTGGGGcgtcctccttctgcctccacggCCCTCTCCTTGCTCCCTCCCCCACCGCCGGCCAAGAAGGCCAAGCTGAAGGCCTCGGGTATGGCCATCCCCTGGGGGAAGCAGGATCTCTCGGCCGCCGGCATTTTCTGGGCCTCTGATGTGGAGCCATCTCCTCTCAACCTCT CTTCAGGTCCAGAGCCAACAAGAGACATCCGATGTGAGTTTTGTGGTGAGTTCTTTGAGAACCGAAAGGGCCTGTCTAGCCACGCGCGCTCCCACCTCCGCCAGATGGGTGTGACTGAGTGGTATGTGAACGGCTCACCCATTGACACACTGCGGGAGATCCTGAAGAGACGGACCCAATCCAGGCCAGGTGGACACCTCCACCCACCAGGGCCTAGCCCAAAAGCCCTAGCCAAGGTGGTGGGTAGCGGAGGTCCTGGCAGCTCACTAGAAGCCCGCAGTCCCTCAGATCTTCATATTTCACCCCTGGCCAAGAAGTTGCCACCGCCACCGGGTAGTCCCCTGGGCCACTCACCaactgcttctcctcctcccacgGCCCGGAAGATGTTCTCAGGCCTTGCTACTCCTTCCTTGCCCAAGAAACTGAAACCTGAACAAATGAGAGTGGAGATCAAGCGGGAGATGTTGCCAGGGGCCCTGCATGGGGAGCCACACCCTTCTGAGGGTCCCTGGGGCACGCCTCGAGAAGATATGGCACCTTTGAACCTGT CATCCAGGGCAGAGCCAGTACGTGACATCCGTTGCGAGTTCTGTGGTGAGTTCTTCGAGAACCGCAAGGGCCTTTCCAGCCACGCTCGGTCCCACCTGCGCCAGATGGGTGTGACTGAGTGGTCTGTCAATGGCTCACCCATTGACACACTTCGAGAGATCCTGAAGAAGAAGTCCAAGCTGTGCCTCATTAAGAAAGAGCCTCCAGCTGGAGACCTGGCTCCTGCTCTGGCTGAGGATGGCTCCCCCACAGCAGCTCCTGGGGCTATACATTCCCCACTGCCTCTGTCACCCCTGGCTAGCCGGCCTGGAAAACCAGGAGCTGGGCCGGCCCAGGTTCCCCGGGAGCTCAGCCTGTCGCCCATCACAGGGGCTAAGCCTTCAACCACCAGCTACCTGGGCCCAGTGGCAACCAAACGGCCCCTGCAGGAGGACCGCTTCCTCCCAGCAGAGGTCAAGGCCAAGACCTACATCCAGACTGAACTGCCCTTCAAGGCAAAGACTCTCCATGAGAAGACCTCCCACTCCT CCACCGAGGCCTGCTGTGAGCTCTGTGGCCTTTACTTTGAAAACCGCAAAGCCCTAGCCAGCCATGCGAGGGCACACCTTCGGCAGTTCGGTGTGACAGAGTGGTGTGTCAACGGCTCTCCCATCGAGACGCTGAGTGAGTGGATCAAACACCGGCCCCAGAAAGTGGGTGCCTACCGAAGCTACATCCAGGGTGGCCGCCCCTTTACCAAGAAGTTCCGCAGTGCTGGCCATGGCCGTGACAGTGACAAACGGCCACCCCTGGGGCTGGCACCTGGGGGCCTGTCCCTGGTTGGCCGAAGTGCTGGGGGGGAACCGGGGCCTGAGGCTGGCAGGGCAGCTGACAGTGGTGAACGGCCTCTGGCAACCAGCCCACCCGGGACCGTGAAGTCAGAGGAGCACCAACGGCAAAATATCAACA AATTTGAACGCAGACAAGCCCGCCCACCAGATGCCTCTGCAGCTCGGGGTGGTGAGGATGCCAATGACCTGCAACAGAAGCTGGAAGAGGTGCGGCAACCCCCACCCCGGGTCCGGCCAGTCCCCTCCCTGGTGCCTCGGCCCCCCCAGACGTCACTGGTCAAGTTTGTGGGCAACATCTATACCCTCAAGTGCAG gtTCTGTGAAGTGGAATTCCAGGGCCCACTCTCCATCCAGGAAGAGTGGGTGCGACATTTACAGCGGCACATCCTGGAGATGAACTTCTCCAAAGCAGACCCTCTGCCTGAGGAGCCCCAGGCCCCACAGGCACAGACAGCAGCTGTAGAGGCGCCCTAA
- the Wiz gene encoding protein Wiz isoform X7, which produces MRCDFCGAGFDTRAGLSSHARAHLRDFGITNWELTISPINILQELLATSAAELPPSPLGREPGGPPGSFLTSRRPRLPLTMPFPPTWAEDPGPIYGDGLCSEENTMVAMDLGSPLLPKKSLPVSGALEQVASRLSSKVAAEVPHGSKQELPDLKAQSLTTCEVCGACFETRKGLSSHARSHLRQLGVAESESSGAPIDLLYELVKQKGLSDAPLGLPPSLTKKSSSPKELVAGAARPGLLTLAKPVDAPAVNKAIKSPPSFSAKGLAHPSSSPLLKKAPLTLAGSPTPKNPEDKSPQLSLSPRPTSPKTQWPQSEDEGPLNLTLDSDGGRELDCQLCGAWFETRKGLSSHARAHLRHLGVSDPDAKGSPIDVLHGLIRRDGIQIRLPPGRGALAQLGRPPSASTALSLLPPPPPAKKAKLKASGMAIPWGKQDLSAAGIFWASDVEPSPLNLSSGPEPTRDIRCEFCGEFFENRKGLSSHARSHLRQMGVTEWYVNGSPIDTLREILKRRTQSRPGGHLHPPGPSPKALAKVVGSGGPGSSLEARSPSDLHISPLAKKLPPPPGSPLGHSPTASPPPTARKMFSGLATPSLPKKLKPEQMRVEIKREMLPGALHGEPHPSEGPWGTPREDMAPLNLSSRAEPVRDIRCEFCGEFFENRKGLSSHARSHLRQMGVTEWSVNGSPIDTLREILKKKSKLCLIKKEPPAGDLAPALAEDGSPTAAPGAIHSPLPLSPLASRPGKPGAGPAQVPRELSLSPITGAKPSTTSYLGPVATKRPLQEDRFLPAEVKAKTYIQTELPFKAKTLHEKTSHSSTEACCELCGLYFENRKALASHARAHLRQFGVTEWCVNGSPIETLSEWIKHRPQKVGAYRSYIQGGRPFTKKFRSAGHGRDSDKRPPLGLAPGGLSLVGRSAGGEPGPEAGRAADSGERPLATSPPGTVKSEEHQRQNINKFERRQARPPDASAARGGEDANDLQQKLEEVRQPPPRVRPVPSLVPRPPQTSLVKFVGNIYTLKCRFCEVEFQGPLSIQEEWVRHLQRHILEMNFSKADPLPEEPQAPQAQTAAVEAP; this is translated from the exons GCCTTTGTTCTGAGGAAAACACAATGGTGGCCATGGACTTGGGGTCTCCCTTACTCCCAAAGAAGAGCCTGCCTGTCTCTGGGGCCCTGGAGCAGGTGGCCAGTCGACTGAGCAGCAAAGTGGCTGCAGAGGTTCCTCATGGCAGCAAACAGGAGCTGCCAGACCTCAAGG CCCAGAGCCTGACCACCTGTGAGGTCTGCGGTGCCTGCTTTGAGACACGAAAGGGCCTGTCCAGCCATGCACGTTCCCATCTGCGGCAGCTGGGGGTCGCAGAGTCAGAAAGCAGTGGTGCTCCCATCGACCTTCTCTACGAGCTGGTGAAGCAGAAGGGCCTGTCTGACGCTCCCCTGGGGCTGCCCCCTAGCCTGACCAAGAAGTCCAGCTCACCAAAGGAGTTGGTTGCTGGGGCTGCCAGGCCTGGCCTGCTCACCCTGGCCAAACCTGTGGATGCCCCTGCTGTCAACAAAGCCATCAAGTCACCTCCTAGCTTCTCAGCCAAGGGCCTGGCCCACCCATCCAGCTCTCCACTCCTCAAGAAGGCCCCACTCACTCTGGCAGGATCTCCTACACCCAAGAATCCTGAAGACAAGAGCCCCCAGCTATCCCTGAGTCCCCGGCCGACCTCCCCAAAGACACAGTGGCCCCAGTCTGAGGATGAGGGGCCTCTGAATCTCA CTTTAGATAGTGACGGGGGCAGAGAGCTGGACTGCCAGCTGTGTGGTGCCTGGTTTGAGACCCGCAAGGGCCTGTCCAGCCACGCCCGTGCCCACCTGCGCCACCTGGGCGTCAGCGACCCGGATGCCAAGGGATCCCCCATAGACGTGCTCCACGGGCTCATCAGGAGGGACGGCATCCAGATCCGCCTCCCACCCGGGCGGGGAGCCCTGGCCCAGCTGGGGcgtcctccttctgcctccacggCCCTCTCCTTGCTCCCTCCCCCACCGCCGGCCAAGAAGGCCAAGCTGAAGGCCTCGGGTATGGCCATCCCCTGGGGGAAGCAGGATCTCTCGGCCGCCGGCATTTTCTGGGCCTCTGATGTGGAGCCATCTCCTCTCAACCTCT CTTCAGGTCCAGAGCCAACAAGAGACATCCGATGTGAGTTTTGTGGTGAGTTCTTTGAGAACCGAAAGGGCCTGTCTAGCCACGCGCGCTCCCACCTCCGCCAGATGGGTGTGACTGAGTGGTATGTGAACGGCTCACCCATTGACACACTGCGGGAGATCCTGAAGAGACGGACCCAATCCAGGCCAGGTGGACACCTCCACCCACCAGGGCCTAGCCCAAAAGCCCTAGCCAAGGTGGTGGGTAGCGGAGGTCCTGGCAGCTCACTAGAAGCCCGCAGTCCCTCAGATCTTCATATTTCACCCCTGGCCAAGAAGTTGCCACCGCCACCGGGTAGTCCCCTGGGCCACTCACCaactgcttctcctcctcccacgGCCCGGAAGATGTTCTCAGGCCTTGCTACTCCTTCCTTGCCCAAGAAACTGAAACCTGAACAAATGAGAGTGGAGATCAAGCGGGAGATGTTGCCAGGGGCCCTGCATGGGGAGCCACACCCTTCTGAGGGTCCCTGGGGCACGCCTCGAGAAGATATGGCACCTTTGAACCTGT CATCCAGGGCAGAGCCAGTACGTGACATCCGTTGCGAGTTCTGTGGTGAGTTCTTCGAGAACCGCAAGGGCCTTTCCAGCCACGCTCGGTCCCACCTGCGCCAGATGGGTGTGACTGAGTGGTCTGTCAATGGCTCACCCATTGACACACTTCGAGAGATCCTGAAGAAGAAGTCCAAGCTGTGCCTCATTAAGAAAGAGCCTCCAGCTGGAGACCTGGCTCCTGCTCTGGCTGAGGATGGCTCCCCCACAGCAGCTCCTGGGGCTATACATTCCCCACTGCCTCTGTCACCCCTGGCTAGCCGGCCTGGAAAACCAGGAGCTGGGCCGGCCCAGGTTCCCCGGGAGCTCAGCCTGTCGCCCATCACAGGGGCTAAGCCTTCAACCACCAGCTACCTGGGCCCAGTGGCAACCAAACGGCCCCTGCAGGAGGACCGCTTCCTCCCAGCAGAGGTCAAGGCCAAGACCTACATCCAGACTGAACTGCCCTTCAAGGCAAAGACTCTCCATGAGAAGACCTCCCACTCCT CCACCGAGGCCTGCTGTGAGCTCTGTGGCCTTTACTTTGAAAACCGCAAAGCCCTAGCCAGCCATGCGAGGGCACACCTTCGGCAGTTCGGTGTGACAGAGTGGTGTGTCAACGGCTCTCCCATCGAGACGCTGAGTGAGTGGATCAAACACCGGCCCCAGAAAGTGGGTGCCTACCGAAGCTACATCCAGGGTGGCCGCCCCTTTACCAAGAAGTTCCGCAGTGCTGGCCATGGCCGTGACAGTGACAAACGGCCACCCCTGGGGCTGGCACCTGGGGGCCTGTCCCTGGTTGGCCGAAGTGCTGGGGGGGAACCGGGGCCTGAGGCTGGCAGGGCAGCTGACAGTGGTGAACGGCCTCTGGCAACCAGCCCACCCGGGACCGTGAAGTCAGAGGAGCACCAACGGCAAAATATCAACA AATTTGAACGCAGACAAGCCCGCCCACCAGATGCCTCTGCAGCTCGGGGTGGTGAGGATGCCAATGACCTGCAACAGAAGCTGGAAGAGGTGCGGCAACCCCCACCCCGGGTCCGGCCAGTCCCCTCCCTGGTGCCTCGGCCCCCCCAGACGTCACTGGTCAAGTTTGTGGGCAACATCTATACCCTCAAGTGCAG gtTCTGTGAAGTGGAATTCCAGGGCCCACTCTCCATCCAGGAAGAGTGGGTGCGACATTTACAGCGGCACATCCTGGAGATGAACTTCTCCAAAGCAGACCCTCTGCCTGAGGAGCCCCAGGCCCCACAGGCACAGACAGCAGCTGTAGAGGCGCCCTAA
- the Wiz gene encoding protein Wiz isoform X9 — MAASTAQCRVTKAESKAAAGPRAGGARERATTGAPSPSPPSPDPVVLPAPPPPPPPPPPPPPSRDGPKAEPEQGPGPVPVPAPAPGLCSEENTMVAMDLGSPLLPKKSLPVSGALEQVASRLSSKVAAEVPHGSKQELPDLKAQSLTTCEVCGACFETRKGLSSHARSHLRQLGVAESESSGAPIDLLYELVKQKGLSDAPLGLPPSLTKKSSSPKELVAGAARPGLLTLAKPVDAPAVNKAIKSPPSFSAKGLAHPSSSPLLKKAPLTLAGSPTPKNPEDKSPQLSLSPRPTSPKTQWPQSEDEGPLNLTSGPEPTRDIRCEFCGEFFENRKGLSSHARSHLRQMGVTEWYVNGSPIDTLREILKRRTQSRPGGHLHPPGPSPKALAKVVGSGGPGSSLEARSPSDLHISPLAKKLPPPPGSPLGHSPTASPPPTARKMFSGLATPSLPKKLKPEQMRVEIKREMLPGALHGEPHPSEGPWGTPREDMAPLNLSSRAEPVRDIRCEFCGEFFENRKGLSSHARSHLRQMGVTEWSVNGSPIDTLREILKKKSKLCLIKKEPPAGDLAPALAEDGSPTAAPGAIHSPLPLSPLASRPGKPGAGPAQVPRELSLSPITGAKPSTTSYLGPVATKRPLQEDRFLPAEVKAKTYIQTELPFKAKTLHEKTSHSSTEACCELCGLYFENRKALASHARAHLRQFGVTEWCVNGSPIETLSEWIKHRPQKVGAYRSYIQGGRPFTKKFRSAGHGRDSDKRPPLGLAPGGLSLVGRSAGGEPGPEAGRAADSGERPLATSPPGTVKSEEHQRQNINKFERRQARPPDASAARGGEDANDLQQKLEEVRQPPPRVRPVPSLVPRPPQTSLVKFVGNIYTLKCRFCEVEFQGPLSIQEEWVRHLQRHILEMNFSKADPLPEEPQAPQAQTAAVEAP, encoded by the exons GCCTTTGTTCTGAGGAAAACACAATGGTGGCCATGGACTTGGGGTCTCCCTTACTCCCAAAGAAGAGCCTGCCTGTCTCTGGGGCCCTGGAGCAGGTGGCCAGTCGACTGAGCAGCAAAGTGGCTGCAGAGGTTCCTCATGGCAGCAAACAGGAGCTGCCAGACCTCAAGG CCCAGAGCCTGACCACCTGTGAGGTCTGCGGTGCCTGCTTTGAGACACGAAAGGGCCTGTCCAGCCATGCACGTTCCCATCTGCGGCAGCTGGGGGTCGCAGAGTCAGAAAGCAGTGGTGCTCCCATCGACCTTCTCTACGAGCTGGTGAAGCAGAAGGGCCTGTCTGACGCTCCCCTGGGGCTGCCCCCTAGCCTGACCAAGAAGTCCAGCTCACCAAAGGAGTTGGTTGCTGGGGCTGCCAGGCCTGGCCTGCTCACCCTGGCCAAACCTGTGGATGCCCCTGCTGTCAACAAAGCCATCAAGTCACCTCCTAGCTTCTCAGCCAAGGGCCTGGCCCACCCATCCAGCTCTCCACTCCTCAAGAAGGCCCCACTCACTCTGGCAGGATCTCCTACACCCAAGAATCCTGAAGACAAGAGCCCCCAGCTATCCCTGAGTCCCCGGCCGACCTCCCCAAAGACACAGTGGCCCCAGTCTGAGGATGAGGGGCCTCTGAATCTCA CTTCAGGTCCAGAGCCAACAAGAGACATCCGATGTGAGTTTTGTGGTGAGTTCTTTGAGAACCGAAAGGGCCTGTCTAGCCACGCGCGCTCCCACCTCCGCCAGATGGGTGTGACTGAGTGGTATGTGAACGGCTCACCCATTGACACACTGCGGGAGATCCTGAAGAGACGGACCCAATCCAGGCCAGGTGGACACCTCCACCCACCAGGGCCTAGCCCAAAAGCCCTAGCCAAGGTGGTGGGTAGCGGAGGTCCTGGCAGCTCACTAGAAGCCCGCAGTCCCTCAGATCTTCATATTTCACCCCTGGCCAAGAAGTTGCCACCGCCACCGGGTAGTCCCCTGGGCCACTCACCaactgcttctcctcctcccacgGCCCGGAAGATGTTCTCAGGCCTTGCTACTCCTTCCTTGCCCAAGAAACTGAAACCTGAACAAATGAGAGTGGAGATCAAGCGGGAGATGTTGCCAGGGGCCCTGCATGGGGAGCCACACCCTTCTGAGGGTCCCTGGGGCACGCCTCGAGAAGATATGGCACCTTTGAACCTGT CATCCAGGGCAGAGCCAGTACGTGACATCCGTTGCGAGTTCTGTGGTGAGTTCTTCGAGAACCGCAAGGGCCTTTCCAGCCACGCTCGGTCCCACCTGCGCCAGATGGGTGTGACTGAGTGGTCTGTCAATGGCTCACCCATTGACACACTTCGAGAGATCCTGAAGAAGAAGTCCAAGCTGTGCCTCATTAAGAAAGAGCCTCCAGCTGGAGACCTGGCTCCTGCTCTGGCTGAGGATGGCTCCCCCACAGCAGCTCCTGGGGCTATACATTCCCCACTGCCTCTGTCACCCCTGGCTAGCCGGCCTGGAAAACCAGGAGCTGGGCCGGCCCAGGTTCCCCGGGAGCTCAGCCTGTCGCCCATCACAGGGGCTAAGCCTTCAACCACCAGCTACCTGGGCCCAGTGGCAACCAAACGGCCCCTGCAGGAGGACCGCTTCCTCCCAGCAGAGGTCAAGGCCAAGACCTACATCCAGACTGAACTGCCCTTCAAGGCAAAGACTCTCCATGAGAAGACCTCCCACTCCT CCACCGAGGCCTGCTGTGAGCTCTGTGGCCTTTACTTTGAAAACCGCAAAGCCCTAGCCAGCCATGCGAGGGCACACCTTCGGCAGTTCGGTGTGACAGAGTGGTGTGTCAACGGCTCTCCCATCGAGACGCTGAGTGAGTGGATCAAACACCGGCCCCAGAAAGTGGGTGCCTACCGAAGCTACATCCAGGGTGGCCGCCCCTTTACCAAGAAGTTCCGCAGTGCTGGCCATGGCCGTGACAGTGACAAACGGCCACCCCTGGGGCTGGCACCTGGGGGCCTGTCCCTGGTTGGCCGAAGTGCTGGGGGGGAACCGGGGCCTGAGGCTGGCAGGGCAGCTGACAGTGGTGAACGGCCTCTGGCAACCAGCCCACCCGGGACCGTGAAGTCAGAGGAGCACCAACGGCAAAATATCAACA AATTTGAACGCAGACAAGCCCGCCCACCAGATGCCTCTGCAGCTCGGGGTGGTGAGGATGCCAATGACCTGCAACAGAAGCTGGAAGAGGTGCGGCAACCCCCACCCCGGGTCCGGCCAGTCCCCTCCCTGGTGCCTCGGCCCCCCCAGACGTCACTGGTCAAGTTTGTGGGCAACATCTATACCCTCAAGTGCAG gtTCTGTGAAGTGGAATTCCAGGGCCCACTCTCCATCCAGGAAGAGTGGGTGCGACATTTACAGCGGCACATCCTGGAGATGAACTTCTCCAAAGCAGACCCTCTGCCTGAGGAGCCCCAGGCCCCACAGGCACAGACAGCAGCTGTAGAGGCGCCCTAA